One region of Alosa sapidissima isolate fAloSap1 chromosome 1, fAloSap1.pri, whole genome shotgun sequence genomic DNA includes:
- the LOC121719787 gene encoding leucine-rich repeat and immunoglobulin-like domain-containing nogo receptor-interacting protein 3, whose product MVGTARLAWSPAMATSLAATVLPPLLLLLLLAAAPSCQGCPPRCECAAQLRSVSCQRRRLSGVPEGIPTETRMLDLSRNRLRWVAPGELAPYPRLEELDLSENLITTLEPNAFASLQNLRVLRLRANQLKLVPMGAFAKLGNLTTLDLSENKIVILLDYTFQDLHSLRNLEVGDNDLVYISHKAFTGLVALEDLTIARCNLTSISGQTLSYLRSLVTLRLRHLSITALEDQNFRKLSALRGLEIDSWPYLEYISPLSFQGLNLSWLSITNTNITSVPSASFRNMVYLTALNLSYNPIQTLEPWAFRELLRLKELHMVSTGLLTVEPHALAGLRQLRLLNLSSNELVTLEEGAFHSVNSLETLRVDGNPLACDCRLLWILQRRRTLNFDGRAPVCAGPSEVRGTVLSSFADSALFDYFTCQKPRIRNRKLQQVTAREGQPVSFLCHAEGEPAPAIIWISPQRRRIASRSGAAGGGGGRVVVLPGGTLEIRYAQVTDSGTYICIASNAGGNDTYFATLTVRGGGMGMGGGLGGMPALDAALFANRSLYYSSELNDTSFNGTRVFLKFTLDLTTILVSTAMGCITFLGVVLFCFLLLFVWSRGRGQRRNNFTVEYSFRKGDGGATSGGQGGARKFNMKMI is encoded by the exons ATGGTGGGCACAGCGAGGCTGGCCTGGTCTCCGGCGATGGCGACATCGCTGGCGGCGACCGTCCTTCCTccgctgctgctactgctgctcctAGCGGCCGCCCCCTCGTGCCAGGGCTGCCCACCGCGTTGCGAGTGCGCCGCCCAGCTGCGCTCCGTGTCATGCCAGCGCCGGCGCCTGTCCGGCGTGCCCGAGGGCATCCCGACGGAAACTCGGATGCTGGACCTCAGCCGCAACCGCCTGCGCTGGGTGGCGCCAGGCGAGCTGGCACCCTACCCGCGGCTGGAGGAGCTGGACCTGAGCGAAAACCTGATCACTACCCTGGAGCCCAACGCCTTCGCCAGCCTGCAGAACCTGCGCGTGCTGCGTCTGCGTGCCAACCAGCTCAAGCTGGTGCCCATGGGCGCCTTCGCCAAGCTGGGCAACCTCACCACGCTGGACCTGAGCGAGAACAAGATCGTCATCCTGCTGGACTACACCTTCCAGGATCTGCACAGCCTACGCAACCTGGAG GTGGGTGACAATGACTTGGTCTACATCTCCCATAAGGCGTTCACTGGCCTCGTGGCATTGGAGGACCTGACCATCGCCCGGTGCAACCTGACGTCCATCTCGGGCCAGACGCTCTCCTACCTGCGCAGCCTGGTGACCCTGCGCCTGCGTCACCTGAGCATCACGGCCCTGGAAGACCAGAACTTCCGCAAGCTGTCGGCGCTGCGTGGCCTGGAGATCGACAGCTGGCCCTACCTGGAGTACATCTCGCCGCTCAGCTTCCAGGGTCTCAACCTGTCCTGGCTGTCCATCACCAACACCAACATCACGAGCGTGCCCTCGGCCTCCTTCCGCAACATGGTCTACCTGACCGCACTCAACCTCTCCTACAACCCCATCCAGACGCTGGAGCCCTGGGCCTTCCGCGAACTCCTGCGGCTCAAGGAGCTGCACATGGTCAGCACGGGCCTGCTGACGGTGGAGCCGCACGCGCTGGCCGGCCTGAGGCAGCTGCGGCTGCTCAACCTGTCGTCCAACGAGCTGGTGACGCTGGAGGAGGGCGCCTTCCACTCGGTCAACAGCCTGGAGACGCTGCGCGTGGACGGCAACCCGCTGGCGTGCGACTGCCGCCTGCTGTGGATCCTGCAGCGCCGGCGCACGCTCAACTTTGACGGCCGCGCGCCGGTCTGCGCCGGCCCCTCCGAGGTGCGCGGCACGGTGCTGAGCAGCTTTGCTGACTCGGCGCTCTTCGACTACTTCACGTGCCAGAAGCCGCGCATACGCAACCGCAAGCTGCAGCAGGTGACGGCGCGCGAGGGCCAGCCCGTGTCCTTCCTGTGCCACGCCGAGGGCGAGCCGGCGCCCGCCATCATCTGGATCTCGCCGCAGCGCCGCCGCATCGCGTCCAGGAGCGGAGCGGCCGGCGGCGGAGGTGGCCGCGTCGTGGTGCTGCCCGGCGGCACGCTGGAGATCCGCTACGCGCAGGTGACCGACAGCGGCACCTACATCTGCATCGCCAGCAACGCCGGCGGCAACGACACCTACTTTGCCACGCTGACCGTACGCGGCGGCGGCATGGGCATGGGCGGCGGCCTGGGCGGCATGCCGGCCCTGGACGCGGCGCTCTTTGCCAACCGCTCGCTCTATTACTCCAGCGAGCTCAACGACACCAGCTTCAACGGCACGCGTGTCTTCCTCAAGTTCACGCTGGACCTCACCACCATCCTGGTGTCCACTGCCATGGGCTGCATCACCTTCCTGGGCGTGGTGCTCTTCTGCTTCCTGCTGCTGTTCGTGTGGAGCCGCGGCCGCGGTCAACGGCGGAACAACTTCACCGTGGAGTACTCCTTCCGCAAGGGTGATGGCGGAGCCACCAGTGGCGGACAGGGAGGGGCTCGCAAGTTCAACATGAAGATGATATGA